A window from Candidatus Delongbacteria bacterium encodes these proteins:
- a CDS encoding AAA family ATPase, producing MSKINEKEILIMMLDNYSDKFKDKTSQIQWYQADSNSVRVKFYGNDTFFPISYHKITIYKKERIINPNKTEVFFHGQPLRDVKEIVDFGVYYKLFYENKKSLLLHSSEFSLVDNIDDPKIQWQLRFNYFKELSRQSKDGDVDHLAYQYEHINPMLTHTVLYRYLTHFKTLKRDVKEAFIYPFGLNLSQKAAVENAFSSNVSFIEGPPGTGKTQTILNIISNAVYQNKTVAVVSNNNAAISNVKEKLDEYDLGFIAALLGNKDNKMVFFWEKSESNREEIIDKWSVGNLEIDYLEKQCRSYQQKLPKLYDRENTLAKLKTFRNNLEKEYEHFQLQNKLIDEPKKKIANRTSNLDNLIQFKIELEHLQKKSRFRSFLLKIKYGFSLKNETEESIKDLIDYLDQKYYKLKIAGIDKEIDKLEKYLEFEDFIEAKTKYQKISNQLFQLKLKMKYASITPQEFSIENYKNNFNEFIAEYPVILSTTHSLIPSANHGYVFDYLIIDEASQTDLLSSVLSLYCARNAIIVGDSKQLPQIENQYLENKNATLKKLFNISDEYDYFGNNILSSMSKVFTDAPQVMLKEHYRCHPSIINFCNQKFYSNELIILTKPNSEISPLKIYKTVPGNHARKNPEGSGLYNLREVDEINLIIKNSECKDIGVISPYRKQVEVLTENIEIKSDKIEVDTVHKFQGRAKDVVILSTVANDIRSSTTLESEKEDFVSKSDLLNVAVSRAKMQLNLVVSDKIYQSKNNNIADLIKYIKYNSSVEDIKEGNVKSVFDILYSDYQKDLESFRRDHFKTQFDTENIALNLIQKVIKGYKNLKVIMHTPLHRLLHDYSAFDSTEQKYLKHPWTHVDFLIINTVTKETILVIEVDGVSFHEQSKNQSVNDEIKDRALTLNDIEFIRLKTNQSNEKDRIISILNKTLGSD from the coding sequence ATGTCAAAAATCAATGAAAAAGAAATATTGATTATGATGTTAGACAACTATAGCGATAAGTTTAAAGATAAAACATCTCAAATACAATGGTATCAAGCAGACAGCAATAGTGTTCGAGTCAAATTTTATGGCAATGACACTTTTTTTCCAATAAGTTATCACAAAATAACGATATATAAAAAGGAAAGGATAATTAATCCGAATAAAACGGAAGTTTTTTTTCATGGTCAGCCTCTAAGAGATGTCAAAGAGATTGTTGATTTTGGCGTGTATTATAAACTGTTCTATGAAAATAAAAAGAGTTTATTACTCCACAGCTCAGAATTTAGTTTAGTAGATAATATTGACGATCCAAAAATACAATGGCAATTAAGGTTTAATTACTTCAAAGAGCTATCGAGACAATCAAAAGACGGAGATGTCGATCATCTAGCTTATCAATATGAGCATATTAATCCTATGTTAACACATACAGTTCTATATAGATATCTAACTCATTTTAAGACACTTAAAAGAGACGTAAAGGAAGCATTCATATATCCTTTTGGTCTTAACTTGAGTCAAAAGGCAGCAGTTGAAAATGCATTTAGTTCCAATGTTTCTTTTATAGAGGGCCCACCTGGAACAGGTAAGACACAAACTATATTAAATATTATATCTAATGCTGTATATCAGAATAAAACGGTAGCTGTAGTTTCTAATAATAACGCTGCTATAAGCAATGTTAAGGAAAAATTAGATGAATATGATTTAGGTTTTATTGCTGCATTACTTGGTAATAAAGATAACAAGATGGTTTTCTTTTGGGAGAAATCTGAATCTAATAGAGAAGAAATAATAGATAAGTGGAGCGTTGGGAATCTAGAAATTGATTATCTAGAAAAGCAGTGTAGAAGTTACCAACAAAAACTCCCTAAACTCTATGATAGAGAAAACACGCTAGCTAAATTGAAAACGTTTAGAAACAATTTAGAAAAAGAATACGAGCATTTTCAATTACAAAATAAACTGATTGATGAACCAAAAAAGAAAATTGCTAACAGAACAAGCAACTTAGACAACCTTATTCAGTTCAAGATTGAGCTCGAGCATCTTCAGAAAAAATCTAGATTTAGATCGTTCTTATTAAAAATTAAATATGGATTTTCACTTAAGAATGAAACCGAAGAATCCATAAAGGATTTAATTGATTATCTGGATCAAAAATATTACAAACTCAAAATAGCAGGTATTGACAAAGAAATAGATAAATTAGAAAAATATTTAGAGTTTGAAGATTTTATTGAAGCTAAGACTAAATATCAAAAAATATCCAATCAATTGTTTCAATTGAAACTTAAAATGAAATATGCTTCAATTACTCCACAAGAATTCTCTATAGAAAACTACAAGAATAATTTTAATGAGTTTATCGCTGAGTATCCAGTCATCTTAAGTACGACTCATTCATTAATTCCCAGTGCTAATCACGGATATGTTTTTGATTATCTGATTATAGATGAAGCATCTCAAACAGACTTGTTAAGTTCGGTACTTTCGCTATACTGTGCAAGAAACGCAATTATAGTAGGAGATTCGAAACAACTACCACAAATAGAAAACCAATATCTTGAAAATAAAAATGCCACGCTCAAGAAGCTCTTTAATATCAGTGATGAGTATGACTACTTTGGTAATAACATTCTATCTTCAATGTCAAAAGTATTCACTGATGCGCCTCAAGTAATGCTTAAAGAACATTATAGGTGTCATCCGTCGATTATTAATTTTTGTAATCAAAAGTTCTATAGTAATGAACTCATTATATTAACAAAACCAAACTCCGAAATTTCGCCTTTGAAGATATATAAAACAGTACCCGGAAATCATGCAAGAAAAAATCCTGAAGGATCAGGATTATATAATTTGCGAGAAGTAGATGAAATAAACCTCATTATTAAGAACTCGGAATGCAAAGATATAGGTGTAATTTCACCATATAGAAAACAAGTTGAAGTTCTAACTGAAAATATTGAAATTAAATCTGACAAAATTGAAGTCGACACTGTTCATAAATTTCAAGGAAGAGCAAAGGATGTTGTTATCTTATCCACTGTTGCTAATGATATTAGATCAAGTACAACACTTGAATCTGAAAAAGAAGATTTTGTTAGTAAAAGTGATTTGCTCAATGTTGCAGTTTCAAGAGCCAAGATGCAACTGAACTTAGTTGTATCAGACAAAATTTATCAAAGTAAAAACAATAATATTGCTGATTTGATTAAATACATTAAATATAACTCTAGCGTTGAAGACATTAAAGAGGGAAATGTTAAATCAGTTTTCGATATTTTATACTCGGACTACCAAAAAGATCTAGAATCCTTTCGAAGAGATCACTTTAAAACACAGTTTGATACTGAAAATATCGCATTAAATCTAATACAAAAAGTGATAAAAGGATATAAAAATCTTAAAGTTATTATGCATACTCCACTACATAGATTACTACATGATTACTCTGCATTTGATTCGACAGAGCAAAAATACCTCAAACATCCGTGGACGCATGTTGATTTCTTAATTATTAATACAGTTACCAAAG